Proteins co-encoded in one Cupriavidus nantongensis genomic window:
- a CDS encoding glutaredoxin family protein, whose protein sequence is MAATPALTLYGRAYCHLCEDMKVALEPLRRDFSFVLHEVDVDADAALEARFGELVPVLMPGAPADLPPDAAPLCHYFLDEAATRVWLAAHGAARTGR, encoded by the coding sequence ATGGCCGCCACGCCCGCGCTGACGCTGTACGGCCGGGCGTACTGCCATCTTTGCGAAGACATGAAAGTCGCGCTGGAGCCGCTCCGGCGCGATTTTTCTTTCGTCCTGCATGAGGTCGATGTCGACGCCGATGCCGCGCTCGAGGCGCGCTTCGGCGAGCTGGTGCCGGTGCTGATGCCCGGCGCGCCCGCGGACTTGCCGCCGGATGCCGCGCCCCTTTGCCACTATTTCCTTGATGAAGCCGCGACAAGGGTCTGGCTTGCCGCACATGGCGCCGCGCGCACCGGGCGCTGA
- a CDS encoding DegQ family serine endoprotease, producing MMFRSPALARAVVMAAMMLLGPTVAEVSHAQAAASNYNLPDFTDLVEKASPAVVNIRTTELVRQRGVPGGDDEMAEFFRRFFGVPMPGAPAPGTPPRRGQPPQQEEQSRGVGSGFIISQDGYVMTNAHVVADAETIYVTLPDKREFKAKLIGSDKRTDVALLKVEASGLPRLPLGDSNKVRAGEWVLAIGSPFGLDNSVTAGIVSAKGRDTGDYLPFIQTDVAVNPGNSGGPLINLRGEVIGINSQIYSRSGGYMGISFAIPIDEAMRVSEQLKSSGRVTRGRIAVAIGDVTKEVADSLGLGRARGALVGSVEPGGPAEKAGIEAGDIILKFNGRDIERASDLPRMVGETKPGTRVPLQLWRKGATREVSITVTELEPDGKARARSGATPKDDSAPQAGKPNALGLVVSDLPEARLKELKLKSGVEVEVADGPALRAGIRPGDIILRLGDTDVTNARQFNELVRGLDKSRIAAVFVRRGDATQVLTLRPGAASAR from the coding sequence ATGATGTTCAGATCTCCAGCCCTGGCGCGGGCCGTGGTCATGGCTGCCATGATGCTGCTCGGCCCGACCGTTGCCGAAGTCAGCCACGCCCAGGCCGCTGCCTCCAATTACAACCTGCCTGACTTCACCGACCTGGTGGAGAAGGCCAGCCCGGCCGTGGTCAATATCCGCACCACCGAACTGGTGCGCCAGCGCGGCGTGCCGGGCGGCGACGACGAGATGGCCGAGTTCTTCCGCCGCTTCTTCGGCGTGCCGATGCCCGGCGCCCCGGCACCCGGCACTCCGCCGCGCCGCGGCCAGCCGCCGCAGCAGGAAGAGCAGAGCCGCGGCGTGGGCTCGGGCTTCATCATCAGCCAGGACGGCTATGTGATGACCAACGCGCACGTGGTCGCCGACGCCGAGACCATCTACGTGACGCTGCCGGACAAGCGCGAATTCAAGGCCAAGCTGATCGGCTCCGACAAGCGCACCGACGTGGCGCTGCTCAAGGTCGAGGCCAGCGGGCTGCCGCGTCTGCCGCTGGGCGATTCCAACAAGGTCCGCGCCGGCGAGTGGGTGCTGGCGATCGGCTCGCCGTTCGGGCTGGACAACAGCGTGACCGCCGGCATCGTCTCGGCCAAGGGCCGCGACACCGGCGACTACCTGCCGTTTATCCAGACCGACGTGGCGGTCAATCCCGGCAACTCCGGCGGGCCGCTGATCAACCTGCGCGGCGAAGTGATCGGCATCAACTCGCAGATCTACAGCCGCAGCGGCGGCTACATGGGGATCTCGTTCGCGATCCCGATCGACGAGGCCATGCGCGTGTCGGAGCAGCTCAAGTCCTCCGGGCGCGTGACGCGCGGCCGCATTGCCGTGGCGATCGGCGACGTCACCAAGGAAGTCGCCGATTCGCTGGGCCTGGGCCGTGCGCGCGGCGCGCTGGTCGGCAGCGTCGAGCCGGGCGGTCCTGCCGAAAAGGCCGGCATCGAGGCGGGCGACATCATCCTGAAGTTCAACGGCCGCGATATCGAGCGCGCCTCGGACCTGCCGCGCATGGTCGGCGAGACCAAGCCAGGCACGCGCGTGCCGCTGCAGCTGTGGCGCAAGGGCGCGACCCGCGAGGTCAGCATCACCGTCACCGAGCTGGAGCCGGATGGCAAGGCCCGCGCCCGCAGCGGGGCGACGCCGAAGGACGACAGCGCGCCGCAGGCCGGCAAGCCCAACGCGCTGGGGCTGGTGGTCAGCGACCTGCCCGAGGCGCGCCTGAAGGAGCTCAAGCTCAAGTCCGGCGTCGAGGTCGAAGTGGCCGACGGCCCGGCGTTGCGTGCCGGCATCCGTCCGGGCGACATCATCCTGCGCCTGGGCGACACCGACGTGACCAACGCGCGCCAGTTCAACGAGCTGGTGCGCGGCCTGGACAAGAGCCGGATCGCCGCGGTGTTCGTGCGGCGCGGCGACGCCACCCAGGTGCTGACGCTGCGACCCGGCGCCGCCTCGGCGCGCTGA
- a CDS encoding MucB/RseB C-terminal domain-containing protein: protein MHKGGSSAYVAGAQRIRALRRSFFLALCLSAAAATAQPADNTLNRRDATAWLNKIHKAAQRENYVGTLIYQRGSVMHASRIQHYSDLVHNEYERLETLDGKPREVLRQNDVVHSLIPEAKLVVVEKQEAKDRFPALLATNKNDVLDLYDMRKMPAERVAGMECEVFALEPHDAARYAVRLWAEKNSGLLMRAQTIGDGGKVLEQVAFSQVQIGVPSEKQRILGAIKNASNWNHYEVTYQPTNIADEGWTIAVPLKGFQKIREVRRPLGELRAPNPGNARGQVFEVLQVVYSDGLTGLSVFIEPVSEQRARREGVAALGATQVVVRRVADFWITVVGEVPASTARQFATAVEYRPPKTVH from the coding sequence ATGCATAAAGGAGGTTCGTCCGCCTATGTAGCGGGCGCGCAGAGAATTAGGGCCCTGCGTAGGTCCTTTTTTCTGGCCTTGTGTCTGAGCGCTGCAGCGGCCACCGCGCAGCCCGCGGACAATACGCTGAACCGACGCGACGCCACTGCCTGGCTCAACAAGATCCATAAAGCCGCACAGCGCGAGAACTATGTCGGCACGCTGATCTATCAGCGCGGCAGCGTCATGCACGCCTCGCGGATCCAGCATTACAGCGACCTCGTCCACAACGAATACGAGCGGCTGGAAACCCTCGACGGCAAGCCGCGCGAAGTGCTGCGGCAGAACGACGTGGTGCACAGCCTGATCCCCGAAGCCAAGCTGGTGGTGGTGGAAAAGCAGGAAGCCAAGGACCGCTTCCCGGCGCTGCTCGCCACCAACAAGAACGATGTGCTGGACCTGTACGACATGCGCAAGATGCCCGCCGAGCGCGTGGCCGGCATGGAGTGCGAGGTCTTTGCGCTGGAACCGCACGATGCCGCGCGCTACGCGGTGCGCCTGTGGGCGGAGAAAAACTCCGGCCTGCTGATGCGCGCGCAGACCATCGGCGACGGCGGCAAGGTGCTGGAGCAGGTGGCGTTCTCGCAGGTGCAGATCGGCGTGCCGTCCGAGAAGCAGCGCATCCTTGGCGCGATCAAGAATGCCAGCAACTGGAATCACTATGAGGTGACCTACCAGCCCACCAACATCGCCGACGAGGGTTGGACGATCGCGGTGCCGCTCAAGGGCTTCCAGAAGATCCGCGAGGTGCGCCGCCCGCTCGGCGAGCTGCGCGCGCCCAACCCGGGCAATGCCCGCGGGCAGGTGTTCGAAGTGCTGCAGGTCGTCTACAGCGACGGGCTGACCGGCCTGTCGGTCTTCATTGAGCCGGTTTCCGAGCAACGTGCGCGCCGCGAAGGCGTGGCCGCGCTCGGCGCGACCCAGGTCGTGGTGCGCCGGGTTGCCGATTTCTGGATCACCGTGGTGGGCGAGGTGCCGGCGAGCACCGCGCGCCAGTTTGCGACGGCCGTAGAGTACCGTCCGCCCAAGACGGTACACTGA
- a CDS encoding sigma-E factor negative regulatory protein codes for MGQAHKQSVHVVEAAEQISVLMDGELAPHEVDAVLDLAKSEAGISDWTTYQLIGDALRSEDLTQAGSTADFLSRFSARLEAEPHVLVPAVAQASARHRLLVRPSWVRRVMPGTAIAAAVAAVSWVVVPQLRGPVTVGTPDAVVARAEQPAAGQAAGVVTVAADAPQMIRDPRLDEYLRAHRTSVATDAFVPTMRTVANGANFTQENTQE; via the coding sequence ATGGGTCAGGCTCATAAGCAGTCGGTTCATGTAGTGGAAGCAGCGGAGCAGATCTCCGTATTGATGGATGGCGAACTGGCGCCGCACGAAGTCGATGCCGTGCTCGATCTCGCGAAGAGCGAGGCCGGCATTTCGGACTGGACCACATACCAGTTGATCGGCGACGCGCTGCGCTCCGAAGACCTGACGCAGGCGGGCTCCACCGCCGATTTCCTCTCGCGTTTCTCCGCGCGCCTGGAAGCCGAGCCGCACGTGCTGGTGCCGGCGGTGGCGCAGGCCAGCGCCCGCCATCGCCTGCTGGTCAGGCCGTCGTGGGTGCGCCGCGTGATGCCGGGCACCGCGATCGCCGCCGCCGTGGCCGCGGTCAGCTGGGTGGTGGTGCCGCAGTTGCGCGGACCGGTCACGGTCGGAACGCCTGACGCCGTGGTGGCCCGTGCCGAGCAGCCGGCCGCCGGCCAGGCCGCCGGCGTCGTCACCGTCGCTGCGGACGCGCCGCAGATGATCCGCGACCCGCGCCTGGACGAATACCTGCGTGCGCATCGCACTTCAGTGGCAACGGATGCTTTCGTGCCGACCATGCGCACGGTTGCCAACGGTGCAAACTTCACTCAGGAAAATACGCAGGAATAA
- the rpoE gene encoding RNA polymerase sigma factor RpoE, protein MSEREADQLLVERVQQGDKRAFELLVTKYHRKIIRLISRLVRDPAEVEDVAQDAFIKAYRALPQFRGESAFYTWLYRIAVNTAKNYLATQGRRPEASSDIDAEEAETFADGEQLRDINTPESMLHTRQVAETVNRAMEALPEELRTAITLREIEGLSYEEIAEAMGCPIGTVRSRIFRAREAIAERLRPLLGTAEGKRW, encoded by the coding sequence GTGAGCGAACGCGAAGCCGATCAGCTCCTAGTTGAACGCGTCCAGCAGGGCGACAAGCGGGCCTTTGAACTTCTGGTGACCAAATACCATCGGAAGATCATTCGCCTGATTTCGCGCCTGGTCAGGGATCCCGCTGAAGTCGAGGATGTGGCGCAGGATGCCTTCATCAAGGCATACCGCGCCTTGCCCCAGTTCCGCGGGGAGTCGGCCTTCTACACGTGGCTGTACCGGATCGCCGTCAACACCGCCAAGAACTACCTGGCCACCCAGGGCCGCCGCCCGGAAGCGTCCAGCGATATCGATGCGGAAGAGGCTGAAACTTTTGCGGACGGTGAACAACTAAGGGATATCAATACGCCGGAGTCGATGCTCCACACGCGCCAGGTCGCCGAGACGGTGAACCGCGCGATGGAAGCACTTCCGGAAGAATTGCGGACCGCCATCACGCTGCGCGAGATCGAGGGCCTCAGCTACGAGGAAATCGCCGAAGCGATGGGATGCCCGATCGGCACGGTGCGCTCGCGGATCTTCCGTGCGCGCGAGGCGATTGCCGAACGCTTGCGGCCGCTGCTGGGAACGGCAGAGGGCAAGCGATGGTAA
- the fabF gene encoding beta-ketoacyl-ACP synthase II yields MSRRRVVVTGLGLVSPVGNTVAEGWANLVAGKSGIATITKFDHSALSVHFAGEVKGFNAEDYIPAKEARNMDTFIHYGIAAGTQALKDSGLEVTDANAERIGVLVGSGIGGLPMIEDTHAVLSERGPRRISPFFVPGSIINMIAGHLSIIHGIKGPNLAAVTACTTGLHSIGLAARLIQAGDADAMLAGGAESTVSPLGIGGFAAARALSTRNDDPAAASRPWDKDRDGFVLGEGAGVMMLEEYESAKARGARIYAELIGFGMSGDAYHMTAPNMDGPRRCMVNALKDAGINTDQVHYLNAHGTSTPLGDKNESDAIKAAFGDQAYKMVVNSTKSMTGHLLGGAGGLESVFTVLALHHQVSPPTINLDNQDPECDLDYVANTAREMKIDVAVKNNFGFGGTNGTLVFRRA; encoded by the coding sequence GTGAGCCGTCGTCGCGTCGTCGTCACTGGGCTTGGCCTTGTGTCTCCGGTCGGAAACACGGTTGCCGAAGGCTGGGCCAACCTGGTAGCCGGCAAGTCCGGCATCGCCACCATCACCAAATTCGATCACTCCGCGCTGTCCGTGCACTTCGCCGGCGAGGTGAAGGGTTTCAATGCCGAGGACTACATCCCGGCCAAGGAAGCCCGCAACATGGATACGTTTATCCATTACGGCATCGCGGCCGGGACGCAGGCGCTGAAGGACAGCGGCCTGGAAGTGACCGATGCCAATGCCGAGCGCATCGGCGTGCTGGTCGGCTCGGGCATCGGCGGCCTGCCGATGATCGAGGACACCCATGCCGTGCTGAGCGAGCGGGGTCCGCGCCGGATTTCGCCGTTCTTCGTGCCCGGTTCGATCATCAACATGATCGCCGGCCACCTGTCGATTATCCACGGCATCAAGGGCCCGAACCTGGCCGCCGTGACGGCATGCACCACCGGCCTGCACAGCATCGGCCTGGCCGCCCGCCTGATCCAGGCCGGCGATGCCGACGCCATGCTCGCGGGCGGCGCCGAATCGACCGTGTCACCGCTGGGCATCGGCGGCTTCGCCGCCGCGCGCGCGCTGTCGACCCGCAACGATGATCCGGCAGCGGCCTCGCGTCCGTGGGACAAGGACCGCGACGGCTTCGTGCTGGGCGAGGGCGCGGGCGTGATGATGCTGGAAGAGTACGAGTCGGCCAAGGCGCGCGGCGCCCGCATCTATGCCGAGCTGATCGGCTTCGGCATGAGCGGCGACGCCTATCATATGACCGCACCGAACATGGACGGCCCGCGCCGCTGCATGGTCAATGCGCTCAAGGATGCCGGCATCAACACCGACCAGGTGCACTACCTGAACGCGCACGGCACCTCCACGCCGCTGGGCGACAAGAACGAGTCCGATGCGATCAAGGCCGCATTCGGCGACCAGGCCTACAAGATGGTGGTGAACTCGACCAAGTCGATGACCGGCCACCTGCTGGGCGGCGCCGGCGGCCTGGAATCGGTCTTCACCGTGCTGGCGCTGCACCACCAGGTCTCGCCGCCGACGATCAACCTCGACAACCAGGATCCCGAGTGCGACCTGGACTACGTGGCCAACACGGCGCGCGAGATGAAGATCGACGTGGCGGTGAAGAACAACTTCGGTTTCGGCGGCACCAACGGCACGCTTGTTTTCCGCCGCGCCTGA